In the Marinomonas algicola genome, one interval contains:
- the yjgA gene encoding ribosome biogenesis factor YjgA codes for MTEFEHLEDDENYKSKTQIKREMEELQVLGKKLLALSKQQQQKVEMSDTLRAALTEATRLNQREAMRRHMQYIGRLMRNEDAEAIEARVALFDSSSAAHNKLFHSLEALRDSLIGENSTEEVQKYLEENPNVDIQHFRQLVRQSVKELAEGKKSTSRKKLFKYIREVKEEKLGINV; via the coding sequence ATGACAGAATTCGAACATTTAGAAGACGACGAGAATTACAAAAGCAAAACTCAAATAAAAAGAGAAATGGAGGAGTTGCAGGTATTAGGCAAAAAACTTCTCGCTTTGAGTAAGCAACAGCAGCAAAAAGTTGAAATGTCTGACACTCTTCGTGCTGCTCTGACGGAAGCCACTCGACTGAACCAAAGAGAAGCCATGCGTCGTCATATGCAATACATTGGACGACTTATGCGCAATGAAGACGCTGAGGCTATTGAGGCAAGAGTCGCTTTGTTTGACAGCAGCTCAGCTGCCCACAACAAACTTTTCCATTCTCTTGAAGCGCTTCGAGACTCTTTGATTGGTGAAAACAGCACCGAAGAGGTCCAAAAATACTTAGAAGAAAACCCGAATGTAGATATCCAACATTTTAGACAACTTGTTAGACAATCTGTGAAAGAGCTTGCCGAAGGCAAAAAAAGCACTTCCCGAAAAAAACTATTTAAGTATATCAGAGAGGTAAAAGAAGAAAAATTAGGCATAAATGTCTAA
- the mgtE gene encoding magnesium transporter, protein MSEQATLTHLKAVTASLEAGTTSQIRYLLNGALPAQDVARLLESSPPKERQLLWDLIDSKNEGEILQYLTEDISIPFLKKMDTKQLLAVSEQFETDDLADMLQHLPEKIVKEVLASMSAQNRLRVEALLSYPEDSAGGLMNTDTITIRPNITVDIVFRFLRRHKKLPDMTDNLLVVSRSDRFLGTLPLTKLLVADTNATIREIMDTETTVITSNTSAREVAQVFEKLDLVSAPVIDEKSGKLLGRITIDDVVDVIRDEAEHSMLSMAGLDDDEDTFSPVMKTTRRRAVWLGINLITAFIASYVIGLFQGTLDQVVALAILMPIVASMGGIAGSQVLTLVIRGIALGQIGSTNTRWLLNREIIVGLLNGILWATVVAALTAFWFDNLEIAYIIAGAIMINLLFAALTGTLLPIALNRLGIDPALAGSVILTTVTDVVGFLSFLGLATIFLI, encoded by the coding sequence ATGTCAGAGCAAGCGACGCTAACACATCTAAAAGCCGTAACAGCCTCACTTGAGGCTGGCACCACTTCCCAAATACGCTATTTATTAAATGGCGCGTTACCGGCTCAAGACGTCGCTCGCTTATTAGAGTCATCCCCCCCTAAAGAGAGACAACTTCTTTGGGACCTAATTGATAGCAAAAACGAAGGTGAAATCCTTCAATATTTAACTGAAGACATTAGTATTCCTTTCCTTAAAAAAATGGATACTAAACAACTCTTAGCTGTGTCAGAGCAATTCGAGACCGATGACCTCGCTGACATGCTACAACACTTACCAGAAAAAATTGTTAAAGAAGTGCTGGCCTCCATGTCAGCACAGAATAGATTACGAGTTGAAGCCCTACTAAGCTACCCAGAAGACTCCGCTGGTGGCTTAATGAATACAGATACAATTACCATACGCCCAAATATAACCGTTGACATTGTATTTCGTTTCCTCAGAAGACATAAGAAACTACCCGATATGACTGATAACTTATTAGTTGTCAGCCGCTCAGACCGCTTTTTAGGCACACTGCCATTAACAAAGTTATTAGTAGCCGATACAAACGCTACTATACGCGAAATTATGGATACCGAGACTACGGTAATAACATCCAATACATCAGCCAGAGAAGTCGCACAGGTATTTGAAAAGTTAGATCTGGTTTCAGCGCCAGTAATCGACGAAAAAAGTGGAAAGTTACTTGGCCGAATAACCATAGATGATGTTGTTGATGTTATCCGTGACGAAGCTGAGCACTCTATGCTGAGTATGGCGGGCCTTGACGACGACGAAGACACCTTTTCTCCTGTCATGAAGACGACCAGAAGGCGAGCGGTTTGGCTTGGTATTAATTTAATTACGGCTTTCATAGCCTCTTACGTCATTGGGCTTTTTCAAGGCACACTTGATCAAGTCGTTGCACTGGCTATATTAATGCCAATTGTTGCCAGTATGGGTGGAATTGCAGGCTCCCAAGTACTAACATTAGTTATACGAGGCATCGCCCTAGGACAAATAGGTTCAACAAATACTCGCTGGCTACTCAACCGAGAGATCATCGTAGGCTTATTAAATGGTATACTTTGGGCTACGGTTGTCGCCGCATTAACAGCATTCTGGTTTGACAACCTTGAGATAGCCTATATCATAGCGGGCGCAATCATGATTAACCTTCTGTTTGCCGCTCTTACAGGCACACTTTTGCCCATAGCACTAAATCGCTTAGGCATAGACCCAGCCCTTGCAGGAAGCGTAATCCTTACCACAGTAACTGACGTTGTAGGATTTCTTTCCTTTCTTGGATTAGCAACTATATTTCTTATTTAG
- a CDS encoding HPr family phosphocarrier protein, with the protein MQEQSITIINKLGLHARAAGKLVETTSKFSCDITIEKDGRNVDGKSIMAMMMLAAGKGTEITIKANGEDEELALTAIIELINNRFGEGE; encoded by the coding sequence ATGCAAGAACAATCTATTACTATAATTAACAAGTTAGGACTGCATGCACGAGCGGCAGGTAAACTGGTGGAAACCACATCTAAATTCAGCTGTGATATCACCATTGAAAAGGATGGTCGTAACGTAGATGGCAAAAGCATTATGGCCATGATGATGTTAGCGGCAGGTAAAGGTACTGAAATCACTATCAAAGCAAATGGTGAAGATGAAGAGCTTGCATTAACAGCCATTATTGAGCTTATTAATAACCGCTTTGGTGAGGGTGAATAG
- a CDS encoding PTS sugar transporter subunit IIA, producing the protein MSLITMLKPELTLAKQKIISKKRVLENIASAVSNRLHCDENAIYAGLLAREKLGSTGIGEGIAIPHCRLESANHAAILVMSLESSIDFDSIDRKPIDLIFALIVPPSECDAHLSTLAQIAQLAQSPNGLNALREAQTNESLFAAFEKLLQG; encoded by the coding sequence ATGTCACTTATTACTATGTTAAAACCAGAATTGACTCTGGCAAAACAGAAGATTATCAGCAAAAAAAGAGTACTGGAAAATATAGCAAGTGCGGTATCAAACAGATTACATTGTGACGAAAATGCAATCTACGCGGGACTATTAGCCAGAGAAAAACTTGGTAGTACGGGAATCGGGGAAGGCATCGCTATCCCGCATTGTCGATTAGAGTCGGCTAATCATGCTGCAATATTAGTTATGTCGTTAGAAAGCTCTATTGATTTTGACTCTATAGACAGAAAACCTATAGATTTGATTTTTGCACTCATTGTACCGCCAAGTGAATGCGACGCCCATCTCTCGACACTTGCTCAAATTGCACAATTAGCACAGTCACCCAATGGGTTAAACGCTTTAAGAGAAGCGCAAACTAATGAATCACTATTTGCAGCATTTGAAAAACTGCTACAAGGATAA
- a CDS encoding RNA polymerase factor sigma-54: MKQSLQLKMGQQLTMTPQLQQAIRLLQLSTIDLQQEIHEFLESNPLLEIDDEQSSSETTANESEQKKQEEPETQPSEEATIESEWTDSIPEELSIDSSWEDTFQSSAAVSESQGFEGDFDFESRNSASESIQDHLIWQLNLTTMSDRDIEIAYSFIESVQPDGYLGASLHEIWDSLQGTIEDLEEDEVVAVQHRLQRFDPVGVCSVDLRECLLVQLEAYSTHPLYKNTKTVVDHYLNLLGNRDFSQLCRRAKLKEDTLKDVIHLIQQLNPRPGSLIDADDTDYVIPDVSVKKKNGEWQVELNNDALPPVKINKTYSTMANTLKNTEDATYIKNSLQEAKWFIKSLQSRNETLLKVASCIVEKQIDFFEQGEEAMKPMVLHDVAEEVGMHESTISRVTTQKYMHTPKGIFELKYFFSSHVNTASGGECSSTAIRAMIKKLVAEEPAKKPLSDNKLATILEEQGINVARRTVAKYREAMNIPPSNERKRLV; this comes from the coding sequence ATGAAGCAGTCTCTACAGTTGAAAATGGGTCAGCAACTGACCATGACCCCGCAGCTACAACAAGCTATTCGCTTATTGCAGCTTTCTACAATAGATTTACAACAAGAAATACATGAATTTCTTGAGTCAAACCCCCTATTAGAAATTGACGATGAACAAAGCTCATCTGAGACAACGGCAAACGAATCTGAACAAAAAAAGCAAGAGGAGCCAGAAACTCAGCCAAGTGAAGAAGCCACAATTGAATCTGAATGGACGGATAGTATTCCAGAAGAGCTCTCTATTGATAGCTCATGGGAAGACACCTTTCAAAGCTCCGCGGCCGTGTCTGAATCCCAAGGTTTCGAAGGGGATTTTGATTTTGAAAGTCGCAATTCCGCTTCTGAGAGCATTCAGGATCACTTAATATGGCAACTTAACCTGACTACGATGTCAGACAGAGATATTGAAATTGCCTATTCTTTTATTGAAAGCGTTCAACCAGATGGTTACCTAGGTGCCTCACTGCATGAAATATGGGATTCTCTTCAGGGAACCATTGAAGATTTAGAAGAAGACGAAGTTGTTGCTGTTCAACATAGACTACAACGCTTTGACCCTGTGGGGGTATGTTCCGTTGATTTGCGAGAATGCTTGCTGGTTCAACTTGAAGCCTATTCAACACACCCTTTGTATAAAAATACAAAAACGGTAGTTGATCACTATCTAAACCTCTTAGGTAACCGAGATTTTTCCCAGCTTTGTAGACGCGCGAAACTAAAAGAAGATACATTAAAAGACGTTATTCATTTAATACAGCAGCTCAACCCAAGGCCAGGCAGTTTAATTGATGCAGATGACACAGATTATGTTATACCAGATGTCTCAGTTAAGAAGAAAAATGGTGAATGGCAGGTTGAGTTAAACAACGACGCTCTACCGCCAGTAAAAATCAACAAAACCTATTCAACAATGGCAAATACTCTGAAGAATACTGAGGACGCAACATACATAAAAAACTCACTTCAAGAAGCCAAGTGGTTTATAAAGAGTTTACAAAGCCGCAATGAAACACTACTAAAAGTGGCTAGCTGTATTGTTGAAAAACAGATAGACTTTTTCGAGCAAGGCGAGGAAGCAATGAAGCCGATGGTATTGCATGATGTTGCCGAAGAAGTGGGCATGCACGAATCCACTATTTCCCGCGTGACCACGCAAAAATACATGCATACACCGAAAGGAATATTCGAATTAAAATATTTTTTCTCAAGCCATGTAAATACGGCTTCAGGCGGAGAATGCTCTTCCACAGCAATCCGCGCTATGATAAAAAAACTTGTTGCCGAAGAACCTGCTAAGAAACCATTAAGTGACAATAAATTAGCCACCATTCTAGAAGAACAAGGGATTAATGTAGCAAGGAGAACGGTTGCAAAATACAGAGAAGCAATGAACATTCCTCCTTCAAACGAAAGAAAACGATTAGTTTAA
- the lptB gene encoding LPS export ABC transporter ATP-binding protein: MALLEAKNLAKSYKKRPVVIDVSLSVESGEAVGLLGPNGAGKTTCFYMIVGMVKNDNGEIYIDGEPVTTLAMHSRAQKGIGYLPQEASIFRKMSVENNILAILETRKDLTDTQRKEELEKLLEEFHITHIRKNLGMALSGGERRRAEIARALATNPKFILLDEPFAGVDPISVGDIKQIIRQLQESGIGVLITDHNVRETLDICDKAYIVGNGHIIASGDAETIINNEQVKKVYLGENFRL, translated from the coding sequence ATGGCATTACTGGAAGCTAAAAACTTAGCGAAAAGCTATAAAAAAAGACCTGTCGTAATTGACGTATCTCTTTCTGTCGAGTCCGGTGAAGCCGTTGGTCTTCTGGGTCCTAATGGAGCAGGTAAAACCACTTGTTTTTATATGATAGTAGGCATGGTTAAAAATGATAACGGTGAAATATATATTGATGGAGAACCTGTAACGACATTGGCCATGCACTCTAGAGCTCAAAAAGGCATTGGCTACCTTCCGCAGGAAGCGTCTATATTTCGAAAAATGTCTGTTGAGAACAATATCCTTGCCATTTTAGAAACCAGAAAAGACCTAACAGACACACAGCGTAAAGAAGAACTTGAAAAACTTCTCGAAGAATTTCATATTACTCATATTAGAAAGAATTTAGGCATGGCTCTTTCTGGAGGCGAGCGACGACGAGCAGAAATAGCCAGAGCCCTAGCAACCAACCCTAAATTTATATTATTAGACGAACCTTTTGCAGGTGTTGACCCTATCTCTGTTGGCGATATAAAACAAATCATTAGGCAATTACAAGAAAGCGGCATTGGGGTTCTTATTACAGACCATAATGTAAGGGAAACCCTTGATATTTGCGACAAAGCTTACATTGTCGGAAACGGCCATATCATCGCTTCGGGCGATGCTGAGACCATTATCAACAATGAACAAGTAAAAAAGGTTTATTTAGGTGAGAACTTCCGCCTTTAA
- the lptA gene encoding lipopolysaccharide transport periplasmic protein LptA, whose protein sequence is MVNIKQLNKRLIALAILTSSTLSYALDNDLQSPLNIAADKAYFDQGSGIAIYEGNVTVKQGSIFIQADYLKVTSSTDTNQFRQLDATGSPAKFSQQIDEDGNHIISHGDKIRYQTTDATLELSGQSYVKLKGDEINADFIQYMIDKGTFTARRDDSGRVNMTLLPQTQEGK, encoded by the coding sequence ATGGTCAATATAAAACAGCTAAATAAAAGATTGATAGCGCTCGCCATCCTGACTTCTAGCACGCTAAGTTACGCGTTGGATAATGACTTGCAAAGCCCCTTAAACATTGCGGCTGACAAGGCCTATTTTGACCAGGGCTCTGGGATAGCGATTTACGAAGGTAATGTCACTGTTAAGCAAGGCTCCATTTTCATTCAAGCCGATTACCTAAAAGTTACAAGCTCAACAGACACCAACCAGTTTCGCCAACTGGATGCAACGGGATCACCTGCAAAATTCAGCCAACAAATCGATGAAGATGGGAATCATATAATTAGCCATGGAGATAAAATTCGTTATCAAACAACCGACGCTACGCTTGAATTAAGTGGACAAAGCTACGTAAAGCTTAAAGGTGACGAAATCAATGCTGACTTCATTCAATACATGATAGATAAAGGCACCTTCACAGCTCGAAGGGATGATTCAGGTCGAGTAAATATGACTTTATTACCGCAAACACAAGAAGGTAAATAA
- the lptC gene encoding LPS export ABC transporter periplasmic protein LptC yields MKKWQLLPLLLGGLLLFFLAFYMGLTPKQSLIEAEALDSAPDYFITDFKIVAFDISGNKVETLSAKELKHYNEANESYLQQPNMSESQQGGSWVAKSDSGLINDSTKEINLYGRSEIVHTSKSGNTVHLSADKILYSETKQEIFATGNASLLSESGKTQATDIGVNINDETVAFSGEVNGQYKTAK; encoded by the coding sequence ATGAAAAAATGGCAACTCTTACCACTGTTATTAGGTGGACTATTGCTATTCTTCTTGGCATTTTATATGGGTCTGACCCCAAAACAATCTTTAATTGAAGCCGAAGCACTTGATAGTGCACCAGACTATTTTATTACGGATTTTAAAATAGTGGCATTTGACATAAGTGGTAACAAGGTCGAAACATTAAGCGCCAAAGAACTCAAGCACTACAACGAAGCAAATGAGTCTTATCTTCAACAGCCAAATATGTCAGAATCACAACAAGGTGGCAGTTGGGTCGCAAAAAGCGATTCAGGACTGATTAACGACTCCACAAAAGAGATTAATTTATACGGCCGTAGTGAGATAGTTCACACCAGCAAATCTGGTAACACCGTTCATTTAAGCGCGGATAAAATACTTTACAGCGAAACCAAGCAAGAAATTTTTGCTACTGGTAATGCCTCATTATTGTCTGAATCAGGCAAAACCCAAGCCACTGATATTGGCGTAAATATAAATGACGAAACTGTTGCATTTAGCGGAGAAGTAAATGGTCAATATAAAACAGCTAAATAA
- a CDS encoding calcium/sodium antiporter, with amino-acid sequence MLLFIAALISGLIILVISSDKFIEHSALVAEKLNISPIIIGLTLIALGTSAPEMVVSAIASLDGAPEIAIGNVLGSNIANIALVFGSTLFISAISIKQGLSTKEVPLLMFITLLVGALLYDLHLSISDGVILVIAFIVVLTLLLRGSKNLEEELSEELPDAETASLGKSLLIAILGLIALIGSSKLLVWGAIGIAQFFGVSELLIGLTIVAIGTSLPELAASITSVKKGHHDMAIGNILGSNLFNLATVLPLPALLAPSFIESNVFYRDYVWVLGLTMLFCLLIVFFNSKKRTAIPKWVGAPLIIGYLVYLFTLYQSSTI; translated from the coding sequence ATGCTACTTTTTATTGCCGCACTAATCTCTGGCTTAATAATACTGGTTATAAGTTCAGACAAGTTCATTGAACATTCAGCTCTAGTGGCTGAAAAACTTAACATTAGCCCTATCATCATTGGCCTAACTCTTATCGCATTAGGAACATCCGCACCTGAAATGGTGGTTTCAGCAATCGCCTCACTTGATGGTGCCCCAGAAATAGCAATAGGCAATGTACTAGGCTCTAATATCGCCAATATTGCTTTAGTTTTTGGCTCAACACTTTTTATAAGCGCCATTTCAATTAAACAAGGGCTATCTACCAAAGAGGTGCCCTTGTTAATGTTCATCACCTTACTGGTTGGCGCTCTACTTTACGATCTACACCTAAGCATTTCAGATGGTGTCATTTTAGTTATCGCTTTTATTGTCGTGCTAACCTTATTGCTACGTGGCAGTAAAAACTTAGAAGAAGAGCTGAGCGAAGAATTACCAGACGCCGAGACAGCAAGTCTAGGAAAATCTCTTCTGATCGCTATTCTTGGCTTGATTGCTTTAATCGGCAGCTCAAAACTGCTTGTTTGGGGTGCCATTGGTATCGCTCAATTTTTTGGTGTCAGCGAACTGCTGATTGGACTGACTATTGTGGCAATAGGTACCAGCCTACCTGAGTTAGCGGCCTCAATAACGAGCGTAAAGAAAGGCCATCATGACATGGCTATTGGTAATATTTTAGGGTCGAATCTTTTTAATTTAGCCACAGTACTTCCCTTACCTGCATTACTGGCCCCAAGCTTCATTGAAAGCAATGTTTTTTACCGTGATTACGTATGGGTTCTTGGTTTGACGATGCTATTTTGTTTGTTAATCGTATTTTTTAATTCTAAAAAACGAACGGCAATCCCAAAATGGGTTGGTGCTCCTCTAATAATTGGCTACCTAGTGTATTTATTCACCCTTTATCAATCGAGCACTATCTAA
- a CDS encoding ATP-binding cassette domain-containing protein, with the protein MSFSRGNREIYKNVSIQIPKGKITAIMGPSGTGKTTLLRLIGGQLFPSIGSVLVDGKNVPLISRTELYTLRKKIGMLFQSGALFSDISVFENVAFPLREHTNYKEETIRDIVLMKLESVGLRGAAQLMPSELSGGMARRAALARAIALDPELVLYDEPFAGQDPISMGVVVELIKRLNDSVGITSVLVSHDVTESLSIADYVYIISNACVVAQGTPEEIRCSDDERVVQFLGGLPDGPVPFHYPANSYKADLDLER; encoded by the coding sequence ATGAGTTTTTCTCGAGGCAACAGAGAAATCTATAAAAATGTTTCCATACAAATCCCCAAAGGCAAAATTACCGCTATTATGGGCCCAAGTGGAACGGGTAAAACAACCTTACTTCGCTTAATTGGTGGACAGTTATTTCCTTCTATCGGGAGCGTTTTAGTAGATGGTAAGAATGTTCCTTTAATTTCTCGAACTGAACTTTACACTCTGCGTAAAAAGATCGGAATGTTGTTTCAAAGTGGCGCTTTATTTTCGGATATCAGTGTTTTCGAAAACGTCGCTTTCCCTTTGAGAGAACATACAAATTATAAGGAAGAGACAATACGAGACATTGTCTTAATGAAATTGGAAAGCGTCGGTTTGAGAGGGGCGGCTCAGTTAATGCCTTCAGAGCTTTCCGGTGGGATGGCACGTCGTGCGGCTTTAGCTCGAGCGATCGCCCTAGACCCTGAGCTGGTTTTGTATGATGAGCCTTTTGCAGGGCAAGATCCGATATCGATGGGGGTTGTTGTTGAGCTTATAAAGCGTTTGAATGATTCTGTTGGAATTACATCGGTTTTAGTGTCACATGATGTTACAGAATCATTGTCCATTGCAGACTATGTTTATATTATTTCGAATGCCTGTGTGGTTGCTCAAGGGACGCCAGAAGAAATTCGTTGTTCTGATGATGAAAGAGTTGTGCAGTTTTTGGGTGGTTTGCCCGATGGTCCTGTACCGTTTCATTATCCGGCAAATTCATATAAAGCGGATTTGGACTTGGAGAGGTAA
- the mlaE gene encoding lipid asymmetry maintenance ABC transporter permease subunit MlaE, translating into MKNLTKVGASVFDWLESIGRAGLLLFQSVFHRPKSLVGALALLNKQIYSVGVLSLVIVVVSGLFIGMVLSLQGYSILVKFSSEQSVGQLVALTLLRELGPVVTALLFAGRACSALTAEIGLMKATEQLSSLEMMGVDPYRRVIAPRFIAGLICLPILSIVFSMVGIMGGEFVAVDWLGIHDGSFWSLMQQSVIFSNDVLNGVIKSFCFAIAVTWIAVYQGYECVPTSEGIGKATTTTVVLGSLSVLALDFVLTAAMFGDF; encoded by the coding sequence ATGAAAAACCTAACAAAAGTAGGCGCAAGTGTATTCGATTGGCTTGAATCAATTGGTCGGGCTGGATTGCTCTTGTTTCAATCGGTTTTCCATAGGCCGAAATCACTTGTTGGTGCGTTGGCGTTGCTAAATAAACAGATTTATTCTGTGGGTGTTCTTTCGCTGGTTATTGTCGTCGTTTCGGGGTTGTTCATTGGGATGGTTTTATCCCTTCAAGGGTACTCTATCTTAGTTAAATTTAGCTCTGAGCAATCCGTTGGCCAACTGGTTGCCTTAACTTTGTTAAGAGAATTAGGTCCTGTCGTAACTGCCTTATTATTTGCTGGCCGTGCCTGTTCTGCTTTAACGGCTGAGATTGGTTTGATGAAAGCAACTGAGCAATTGTCTAGCCTCGAAATGATGGGAGTAGACCCTTATAGGCGAGTAATCGCACCTCGTTTTATTGCTGGGCTAATTTGTCTTCCTATATTGAGTATTGTTTTCTCAATGGTTGGTATAATGGGGGGAGAATTTGTGGCCGTCGATTGGCTTGGCATTCATGATGGTAGCTTTTGGAGTTTGATGCAGCAATCGGTGATATTTAGTAATGATGTTTTAAATGGGGTAATAAAGTCATTTTGTTTTGCAATTGCCGTGACTTGGATTGCTGTCTATCAAGGATACGAATGTGTTCCTACATCAGAAGGAATTGGCAAGGCGACAACAACAACGGTTGTTTTGGGGTCATTATCAGTTTTGGCGTTAGACTTTGTTTTGACAGCCGCAATGTTTGGGGATTTTTAA
- the mlaD gene encoding outer membrane lipid asymmetry maintenance protein MlaD, producing the protein MRNKQVELLVGAFVVLGCAALAYLAIQVSGLAFSDKKASYQIVARFDDIGGLTQRAKVSVAGVTVGSVESISLDKELYMALVTMNIDKDVDNLPTDSAAAILTSGLLGEKYIGISIGAEDTYLTEGEEIYDTQSALVLENLISQFLFNSTSGDSK; encoded by the coding sequence ATGAGAAACAAGCAAGTTGAGTTGCTCGTTGGTGCATTTGTAGTACTGGGCTGTGCTGCTTTAGCCTATTTGGCTATTCAGGTGAGTGGGTTGGCGTTTTCGGATAAAAAAGCGTCCTATCAAATTGTGGCTAGATTTGATGATATTGGTGGATTGACTCAAAGAGCAAAAGTATCGGTTGCAGGGGTGACGGTTGGTAGTGTAGAGAGTATTTCTCTAGACAAAGAGTTATATATGGCGCTGGTGACCATGAATATAGATAAAGATGTGGATAATTTGCCAACTGACAGTGCGGCGGCTATTTTAACTAGCGGTTTGTTGGGGGAGAAATACATAGGTATATCGATAGGGGCGGAAGATACTTATCTCACTGAGGGAGAAGAAATTTATGATACTCAGTCGGCGCTTGTGTTAGAAAACTTAATTAGTCAGTTTCTGTTTAACTCTACTTCAGGGGATAGTAAATAA
- a CDS encoding MlaC/ttg2D family ABC transporter substrate-binding protein, whose product MFNLVCRYAASFFMVFLCAHVYANEEARKTVINVVDQFNVEIVQDKLFLAKNRGELVKRVDAILSPVINFDDFSKKVMGKYYRRATAEQRQRFAIVTKDTLLDTYGGSLLEFDSSKIKVLPLGPQSGREVKVNVEFVTDAGSPIEIDFYMEPDTASSAWFLSNVVINDINFGLTFRKQFGIMVQSNKNNIDKAIDAWQRSLASKEG is encoded by the coding sequence ATGTTTAATCTTGTTTGTAGGTATGCGGCTTCATTCTTTATGGTCTTCTTGTGCGCACATGTGTATGCGAATGAGGAGGCGAGAAAGACAGTAATAAATGTTGTCGATCAATTTAACGTAGAAATAGTGCAGGATAAACTGTTTCTAGCAAAAAATAGAGGTGAATTGGTCAAACGAGTAGACGCTATTTTGTCGCCTGTTATTAATTTTGATGATTTTTCCAAAAAAGTCATGGGTAAGTACTATAGAAGAGCAACTGCTGAGCAAAGGCAGCGTTTTGCTATCGTTACAAAGGACACTTTGTTAGATACATATGGTGGGTCTTTGTTAGAGTTTGATAGTAGCAAAATCAAAGTATTGCCTTTGGGGCCTCAATCTGGTCGTGAGGTTAAGGTCAATGTTGAGTTTGTTACTGATGCAGGCTCTCCTATCGAGATCGATTTTTATATGGAACCTGATACGGCGTCGAGCGCTTGGTTTTTAAGTAATGTTGTTATTAATGATATTAACTTTGGTCTGACGTTCAGAAAGCAATTTGGAATCATGGTTCAAAGTAATAAAAATAATATTGATAAAGCAATTGATGCGTGGCAGAGATCTCTTGCAAGCAAAGAAGGGTGA
- a CDS encoding STAS domain-containing protein, producing MINCISTNQGVLLEGRYLSSQLESLQNELLALVSKSSGELEVDLSGVVGGDSSLISVLLACMRQANKETKKILFIGFSQQLMGLLQLSNLDEIVVASR from the coding sequence TTGATTAACTGTATTTCAACTAATCAAGGTGTTTTGTTAGAGGGGAGGTATCTCTCTTCTCAGCTTGAATCTTTACAGAATGAGCTTTTGGCTCTTGTATCAAAAAGTTCTGGTGAGTTGGAGGTTGATTTGAGTGGAGTTGTTGGTGGTGATAGCAGTTTAATATCCGTTTTATTGGCTTGTATGCGACAGGCTAATAAAGAGACCAAGAAAATTTTATTTATAGGATTTAGTCAACAGTTAATGGGTTTGTTACAGCTCTCTAACTTAGATGAAATCGTTGTTGCTTCTAGATAG
- a CDS encoding BolA family protein — MNSNEVQKLLESSIPNSTVIAEGEGCNFQVSVVSTAFEGLSTVKRQQLVYSHLQEAISSGAIHAVTMKTLTPDQDKAKN; from the coding sequence GTGAATTCAAACGAAGTACAAAAATTACTTGAATCTTCCATACCAAACTCTACCGTTATTGCTGAAGGCGAAGGCTGCAATTTTCAAGTGTCAGTGGTTAGCACAGCATTTGAAGGTTTGTCCACAGTCAAAAGACAGCAATTGGTTTACTCACATTTGCAAGAGGCCATTTCTTCTGGCGCGATACACGCAGTGACAATGAAAACGCTTACCCCTGATCAAGACAAAGCAAAAAACTAA